One stretch of Thermococcus sp. 21S9 DNA includes these proteins:
- a CDS encoding HIT family protein translates to MECPFCRPPREQLLYEDGLIRILLDAYPASRGHLLVVPRRHVERWEDLTGEEKLALIQGMELAMEVLRETLKPDAFNVGMNLGREAGQTVPHLHLHVIPRWRGDSRNPRGGVRKAVLDLEDENLSLKERWVKNRLDEEGVSLLREALARVLG, encoded by the coding sequence ATGGAGTGCCCCTTCTGCAGACCGCCTAGGGAACAACTCCTCTACGAGGATGGCCTAATAAGAATCCTGCTCGACGCTTATCCGGCCAGCAGGGGACACCTCCTAGTCGTTCCGAGGAGGCACGTCGAGCGCTGGGAAGATTTGACTGGAGAAGAGAAGCTCGCCCTGATACAGGGCATGGAGCTTGCGATGGAAGTCCTGAGGGAGACTCTGAAGCCGGACGCCTTCAACGTCGGCATGAACCTCGGAAGGGAAGCCGGGCAAACCGTTCCCCACCTGCACCTCCACGTCATTCCGCGCTGGAGGGGTGACAGCAGAAACCCGAGGGGAGGCGTTAGAAAGGCCGTCCTCGATTTGGAGGACGAGAACCTAAGCCTGAAGGAGCGGTGGGTGAAGAACCGGCTGGACGAGGAAGGGGTCTCACTGTTAAGAGAGGCTTTAGCCAGAGTTTTAGGCTGA
- a CDS encoding lamin tail domain-containing protein yields MGVINPFFEEYLRFLPNATSDERKAILSLIEALLNGTLNGDVVVSDYMRIKNAYWNGTDLIFQIWWYNGTEPALIRTYLWENPYSALTAVKNAESGTYSIQSLENQFVIKPLSVNFAVKIMGVDYLTNDGSGEYVYIENPSLTTVSLNGWYILDDYAYGNQKCWANNLPRDDCYDSFGRDHVVKLSLSLAPNSVGKVQLATSPKTAILNNDGDTVYLIDKWGNLVSIYRYTASPNITIEDVSVYPVNPVVGDSLRVKIKLDNRGVVDGIGTVQVYVDGNLVVTNKDVNVWGYSIRDYWINTGWKATAGAHSLIVKFIPNYKGSTQTFARTFKVLEVHPHLKDVEYGKPVENHPLRFNITAENPTGSKVNVKLKLLVDGEKVDEFTNGFLYGYGEYDKFYLVWKRPEVGYHTVTVVMESSDGSTSRWEKRIYVKPNSPPAIVDLELPQWVYAGEESNGSVTVVDGDGDRVNVYVKIIGRYSFELWGLASGETRKFPLAPIYNRTNCREEITVEATPIDEYGLKGKPVTETITVITDSDKDGWCNTLELEYGTNPHSKDTDGDGVIDSKDVDPLRDVKVTVYILRARALDDVDSSIIGHNPADMSLELTVNGRTKTLFLTDNQDDYEKKILPTDDILINIQNYAIAKATFDVPDDKELATIEFHLYDRDNKEGIGRTEMDVSPGKGTVATIYYNLKTGTWSGDDYPGDEEKYFGYGHLSGCGDSSCNVGPRNPDKDLKVYVKYEGILEKAGIRGEIIGMKTIEGVSDVTVKDGTTAFSIVKPKSLKVAQVRLENGTVINVTLVNTYGSKLTSPGNDVVAIASSPSSAEVLGNEIIGNDVTTLKGDVRVVTSSGEMPLESGLVVSYSSADDTPDGEIWFVVTTNDPDGIPFYREIELNKELEVNGFTARFDPTDKNNADLNGDYDGDGVPNAVELLIGKDPAKRDILGIELNISVEWKMSEEDKKNLIYSIRKASDFIYDYTDGYAMITRVTIWDDKRNWDKADIWVNKTFLEVKFWGDNKKWPHASVGGYWIGGKLVMPFRFLRLTHPMGIAEMGDIKWAKALGHELGHYVFWLGDEYMDLNGKSYFWDYGLDGPKVDEHAPHSVMHHEWKWSELSTPRDYDEFHEYLSKNFGDWKDHTTDQWLGDMSNLKDKQSWNRSAWETVYTLLTGTNEPAWLSKVDFKRQRPQINIDFILTEDFTPKTGPYTGVGYFMEVTWG; encoded by the coding sequence GTGGGTGTAATCAATCCCTTCTTCGAGGAATACTTGAGGTTTCTTCCAAACGCCACATCGGATGAGAGGAAAGCAATACTTTCTCTGATTGAAGCCCTCCTAAACGGAACTCTGAACGGTGATGTTGTGGTTTCGGATTATATGAGAATCAAAAACGCCTACTGGAACGGAACTGACCTGATATTCCAAATCTGGTGGTACAACGGGACCGAGCCGGCTTTAATTAGGACATACCTGTGGGAAAATCCGTATTCTGCCCTTACCGCGGTTAAAAATGCCGAATCAGGCACTTATTCAATCCAATCCCTTGAGAACCAGTTCGTAATCAAACCTCTCTCTGTAAACTTTGCCGTCAAGATAATGGGCGTTGACTATCTAACCAATGATGGAAGCGGAGAATACGTTTACATTGAGAACCCCTCTCTCACAACGGTGAGCCTGAATGGCTGGTACATCCTGGATGATTACGCCTACGGCAACCAGAAGTGCTGGGCGAACAACCTTCCACGGGATGACTGCTACGACTCCTTTGGCAGGGACCACGTGGTTAAGCTTTCCCTTAGCCTTGCACCGAATTCCGTCGGAAAGGTTCAGCTCGCAACTTCCCCAAAGACCGCTATACTCAACAATGATGGGGACACGGTTTATCTGATTGACAAATGGGGTAACCTCGTTTCGATTTACAGGTACACAGCATCGCCGAACATAACCATTGAAGACGTCTCGGTTTATCCGGTGAATCCCGTAGTGGGAGATTCCCTAAGGGTCAAAATTAAGCTGGACAACAGGGGCGTTGTTGATGGTATTGGAACGGTTCAGGTTTACGTTGATGGAAACCTCGTGGTAACGAATAAAGACGTGAATGTCTGGGGTTACAGCATAAGGGACTACTGGATTAACACGGGATGGAAGGCAACGGCCGGGGCTCACTCCCTTATCGTCAAGTTCATTCCGAACTACAAGGGAAGCACGCAGACCTTTGCGAGAACCTTCAAAGTTCTGGAGGTTCATCCTCACCTGAAGGACGTCGAATACGGAAAGCCCGTTGAGAATCACCCACTCAGGTTCAATATCACGGCGGAGAACCCAACGGGAAGCAAAGTCAACGTTAAGCTAAAACTTCTCGTTGACGGCGAGAAGGTCGATGAGTTTACCAACGGCTTCCTGTACGGATATGGCGAATACGACAAGTTCTACCTCGTCTGGAAGCGTCCTGAGGTTGGCTATCACACGGTCACGGTAGTCATGGAATCCAGTGATGGCTCAACGAGCAGATGGGAGAAGCGCATCTACGTGAAACCCAACTCCCCGCCGGCAATAGTTGACCTTGAACTTCCCCAGTGGGTTTACGCCGGTGAAGAGAGCAACGGAAGTGTAACCGTAGTTGACGGTGATGGAGACCGGGTTAACGTATACGTGAAAATCATCGGTCGCTACAGCTTCGAACTATGGGGCTTGGCCTCAGGAGAGACAAGAAAGTTCCCTCTTGCTCCAATCTACAACCGCACGAACTGTAGGGAGGAAATCACCGTTGAAGCGACCCCAATAGACGAGTACGGACTGAAGGGCAAACCCGTGACCGAGACCATAACGGTGATTACCGACAGCGACAAAGACGGGTGGTGCAACACCCTTGAGCTTGAGTACGGCACCAATCCCCACAGCAAAGATACCGACGGGGATGGGGTTATCGACTCCAAGGACGTTGACCCGCTGAGGGATGTGAAGGTAACCGTTTACATCCTCAGGGCGAGGGCGTTGGACGATGTTGATAGTTCGATTATTGGTCACAACCCTGCGGACATGAGTCTGGAACTCACCGTGAACGGGCGGACTAAAACCCTATTCCTTACTGACAATCAAGACGATTATGAGAAGAAAATCCTTCCGACTGATGACATCTTAATCAATATTCAAAACTATGCGATTGCAAAGGCCACCTTTGACGTTCCAGACGATAAGGAGCTCGCCACAATAGAGTTCCACCTCTACGACAGGGATAATAAAGAGGGAATTGGAAGAACTGAAATGGACGTTTCCCCTGGCAAGGGAACCGTTGCAACTATCTACTACAATCTCAAAACCGGAACGTGGAGCGGTGATGATTATCCCGGAGACGAGGAGAAATACTTCGGCTACGGCCACTTGAGCGGATGTGGTGACAGCTCCTGTAACGTCGGCCCAAGGAACCCTGACAAAGACCTCAAGGTTTACGTCAAATATGAGGGCATACTTGAAAAGGCCGGAATTAGGGGTGAAATCATCGGCATGAAAACGATTGAAGGTGTTAGCGACGTCACGGTGAAAGATGGAACTACAGCATTCTCAATAGTGAAACCGAAAAGCCTGAAGGTTGCACAGGTCAGGCTGGAGAACGGAACGGTAATCAACGTTACCCTCGTGAACACCTACGGGTCTAAGCTGACTTCTCCAGGAAATGACGTTGTCGCGATAGCAAGCTCTCCAAGTTCCGCTGAAGTTTTGGGCAATGAGATTATAGGCAACGATGTAACGACACTTAAAGGTGATGTCAGAGTTGTGACTTCTTCCGGAGAAATGCCTCTGGAGTCAGGCCTTGTCGTCTCGTACTCTTCAGCTGACGACACTCCGGACGGTGAAATCTGGTTCGTTGTAACTACCAACGACCCCGACGGAATACCCTTTTATCGCGAAATCGAGCTGAACAAAGAGCTTGAGGTGAATGGATTTACCGCGCGCTTTGACCCAACGGACAAAAATAACGCCGACCTGAACGGTGACTATGATGGCGATGGCGTTCCCAACGCGGTGGAGCTTCTGATTGGGAAGGACCCTGCGAAGAGGGATATCCTCGGTATCGAGCTGAATATCTCAGTAGAATGGAAGATGAGCGAGGAGGACAAGAAGAACCTGATTTACAGCATCAGGAAGGCGAGTGACTTCATCTACGACTACACGGACGGTTACGCGATGATTACAAGGGTTACAATTTGGGACGACAAGAGAAACTGGGATAAGGCCGATATTTGGGTTAATAAGACATTTTTAGAAGTTAAATTCTGGGGAGATAACAAGAAGTGGCCACATGCTTCAGTTGGTGGCTACTGGATTGGAGGAAAGCTCGTGATGCCCTTTAGATTCTTAAGGCTTACCCATCCAATGGGAATTGCCGAAATGGGGGATATAAAGTGGGCAAAAGCTTTGGGGCACGAGCTGGGTCACTATGTTTTCTGGCTTGGGGATGAGTATATGGACTTGAATGGTAAATCATACTTTTGGGACTATGGATTAGATGGCCCTAAGGTCGATGAGCACGCACCACACTCTGTCATGCACCACGAGTGGAAATGGAGCGAGTTGAGCACGCCGAGGGATTATGATGAGTTCCACGAATATCTTTCAAAGAATTTTGGAGACTGGAAAGACCACACAACGGACCAGTGGTTGGGAGATATGTCAAACTTAAAAGATAAACAATCATGGAATCGTTCCGCATGGGAAACTGTGTACACCCTTCTCACAGGGACAAACGAGCCTGCATGGCTGTCTAAAGTAGACTTCAAAAGGCAGAGACCGCAAATTAATATTGACTTCATCCTTACTGAGGACTTCACTCCAAAAACCGGCCCCTACACTGGCGTTGGCTACTTCATGGAGGTGACCTGGGGATGA